The region TTACATTCTAGTGCAAAGTCTAGAGACCTCTAGGGGGAAGTGAAGACCCCGTGGAGCTTTACTGCAGCCTGTCGTTGGGTTGTGATTTCGGATGTACAGTGTAGGTAGGAGGCATCGAAGCCCGTGCGCCAGCATGGGTGGAGCCAACAATGGGACACTACCCTTCTGAAGTCGCGACCCTAACTCCGAAAAGGAGGACCCCGATAGGTGGGCAGTTTGCCTGGGGCGGGACGCCCTTGAAAAGATATCAAGGGCGCGCAATGGTTGACTCAAGTGGGTCGGAAACCTGCTGAAGAGTGCAAGAGCATAAGTCAGCCTGACGCGATTTAGCATAGCAATGGATCGCGAGACGAAAGTCGGTTCTAGCGAACCTTTATGTCCTGCTTGATGCGGGCTAAAGCTGACAGAAAAGTTACCCCGGGGATAATTGTGTCGTTGCCGGCAAGAGCACATATCGACCCGGCAGCTTGCTACCTCGATGTCGGTTCTTTCCATCCTGGCCGTGCAGCAGCGGCCAAGGGTGAGGTTGTTCGCCTATTAAAGGAGATCGTGAGCTGGGTTTAGACCGTCGTGAGACAGGTCGGTTACTATCTACTAGAGGTGTATGTGGTCTGAAGGTAAGTTGCTCTTAGTACGAGAGGAACAGGGCAACGGCGTCTCTGGTCGATCGGTTGTCTGACAAGGCAGTGCCGAGCAGCTACGCGCCAAAGAATAAGAGCTGAAAGCATCTAAGCTCGAAATCCAACCTGAAAAGAGACCACTGTAAGGATACCGGTAAAAGACCGGTTTAATAGGATCGGGATGTAAGCACTAAGGAAACGAGGTGTTAAGTCCGCGGTTACTAATAATCCGTGCCGCTTCCAATTGCTTATTCCAGGCGAAATCAGGTATGTAATCATAACAAAATACACGGTCCGATGAAACGCAAAGTTTATGACGGTTGCGTCATAGAATCACGCTTCGCACATGACCCATGTGCCAAGGTGGCGGAGCGGCTACGCAATCGCCTGCAGAGCGATTCCATCCCGGTTCGAATCCGGGCCTTGGCTTTCATCAATTCCATCTCATATAAGTTGAGTACAGCGGCCATAGCGGCAGGGTAACTCCTGTACCCATCCCGAACACAGAAGATAAGCCTGCCAGCGTTGTATACGGTACTAAAGTGCGAGAGCCTTTGGGAACTATACATCGCTGCTGACTCAACTTATTGATACTTACCTTTTCTCAATACACACTTTTTTAATATCTGTCCTGCAATTATTAATCTGTTAGAGAAATCGATATTATGTCTCAAATTTTATAATTATATTTATGTTGGAGTATCGAAAATTTGTACTTTTCCATTTAGATCTTTGTCCTGAAAAACAATTTCCTTTGTTCATCCTAAGGATTATTAGTCGGAGATTATCTATATTCATCTATTTATCAGGATAAACTTTATATCCATCGTTATTCAATAAAAGCAATTCTGGTGGACCTGTGGTGTAGAGGATATCACTTTAGCCTCCGGAGCTTAGAACCCGGGTTCGATTCCCGGCAGGTCCTTAAAAAAAGATGCCTGTTTTTACAGGCCGTACAGTTGACAAAGGTGATTTTTTATTTTCTTAAAAAGATGAATCCTGTAGACACCTGTATTCTTTATGTCAAATATGACCACTCCCTGAGTATGCCATGAGACATTTTCGATCAGGCCCAGCTCATCCATTTCATCTACAAAGAATCTGGCTTTACTGTAATTGAGATTCTGTCTCCAGTCCCCAACCTGCATCTTAGATTCGCCACTTTTTTCAAGTTCCATTTCTTCCAGACCAAACTTGTATATTTCAAACCATTGAATATCTTCCTTTGTGGCTTTGATCCTTCCCTTCTTGGTATCCTCTTTGAGCATTTTGATAACCAGATCTATATCAGATGGAGTTATTGTGCAATCATTGATTTTATTCAGATAAAGGTCTATTTTTTCCATATTATTACCTCGTTCTCTTTTTTGTTTATGTGAGGTTTGTATTTTATACAGTATAAGTATTTCTTAACTCAATCAGGGAAAAGCACATAAATCTTACTGTTTTGAAATCCTATTTACCTTTTGGATAACAAATCCATCTCTTTATTCCCGTTCGCCTAATTCTTCATCAGCCACGTAATTTTTAGATCTGAGTATACACTATGTATCATAAATTCCCTTTATGCAAAGAATGCTGACAATTATTGTGGAAATTATTACGATAATTAAATATATATCCATACTCTATCCTGTCTACTTAAACACAATTAAACTTATTAGCAGTCTGGATACTTTTAACCATATATATAGAAGATTAAATGGAAGTCTTTAGGGAAATCGAAAGTAAAAATGTCTATATAGGGTATTTAGATAGCGATTTTTGAGTAATTTGAACTTTTTTATAGATGAAAGTCTCCTTGGACCATCATTATTTATATTTCAGGTTTCAACATTATTACAATGATTTTTTGTTAAATAGTGTGATTTCAGGGGGAATCATTATCGTCGATATAAATATAAAAATAGGTGGAGAAGCCGGTCAGGGCATACAAACCATAGGATCGGTTCTTTCAAGGACATTTGTAAGGGATGGTTTCTATGTTTACGGAAATCAGTTCTATCTTTCCAGAGTACGGGGTGGACACAATTATTTCCATATAAGGGTGAGTGATCATCCTGTATACACACTGAATGAAAAGATAGACATATTGGTGGCCCTTGACAAACAGACAATTCCTGACCATATCGAAGAGGTCAAAGAAGGATTCGTACTTACCGATGAATCCACTGTCGGGGACAATGCAGATGCGAAGATCGTATCTGTTCCTTTCACAGAAATTTCAAAGGATGTAAGTGGTAAAAAATTATTTTCAAATACTGTTGCTGTAGGAGCTGTATTTGGTTTGCTATGCTATGATCTTGCAACACTTAAAAAGTTCCTTTCCGAGACTTTCAAAAGCAAAGGTGATGAGGTTGTAGAGAAAAACATAAAAGCAGCAGAAGCAGGTTATGATTATGTTAGAAATGATAAATTTGAAGGAATTTGCAACTATAATCTCAACCCACAACCGACTAACAGGCGGATTTTGATAAATGGTAATGACAGTGTGGGGGTGGGTGCCCTTGCTGCAGGAGTGCAGTTCCTTTCGGCATACCCAATGACACCTTCAACCGGTGTAATGACCCGTGTGGCATCACATGCAGATGATTTCAATGCTGTTGTGGAGCAAGCCGAGGATGAGATCGCTGCCATAAATATGGCCATAGGCGCATCCTTTGCAGGGGTGCGTGCCATGACCACTACCTCGGGTGGAGGTTTCTGCCTGATGACAGAAGGACTGGGGCTCTCCGGCATCACTGAAACACCGATTGTCATCTTTCTGGGCCAGCGTCCCGGGCCTGCTACCGGCCTTCCCACAATGACCGAACAGGGCGACCTTAATTTTGTGCTTCATGCGGCACAGGGGGAATTTCCCCGTTGTGTGCTTGCCCCACGTACGGCAAAGGATGCCTTCTACCAGACAATACGGGCATTCAACATAGCTGAAAAATACCAGATTCCGGTCCTGATATTGAGTGACCAGCATCTTGCAGACGGTCTTTTTACCTATGAGAGATTCGATACATCCGGCCTGAAGATTAACAGGCATCTTCTGGAAGACAGGGCTGTGGGCAGTGACTACCAGAGATATGCAATTACCAAATCCGGTCTATCACCGAGGGCTATACCCGGCCAGAACGGTGCACTGGTGGTTGCAGACAGTGATGAACACAATGAAGCAGGCCATATCGACCAGACTACTGATAATCGCATTCGTATGAATGAAAAACGTCTGCGCAAGGTAGATGGACTTACGGATGAAATGCAAATGCCGGCTATTCATGGTATAGATGGAGCAGATGTTTCCCTGATAGGCTGGGGATCTTCCTATGGTCCTCTTGCTGAGGCAGTTGACATCCTCAATCATGATGAGGTATCCATAAATTTGATTCATTTCAGCGATATTTATCCGCTTTCTCATAATGCTGCCAGTATACTGGAAGGGTTAAACACCACTATCTGTGTGGAAAATAATGCAACCGGTCAGTTTGCACGCCTGCTGCGGGCCGAATTAGGATTTGAAGTATCAAAAAAGATGTTAAGGTATGATGGTTTGCCCTTTACACCACAATCGGTAATCAGGGAGCTTAAGGGAATGGAGGTGATCTGAAATGGTAACAATTGAAGACTATAAAAATGGTGAAACGGAATGGTGTCCCGGGTGTGGCAATTTCAACATACTTGAGGCTGTGAAACGTTCTCTTGTGGACCTTGGTAAAAAACCCCATGAAGTTTTGATGGTATCAGGCATTGGCCAGTCCGGTAAATTACCACATTATCTGAAATGCAATACTTTCAACAGTCTTCATGGCAGGACCCTGCCTCCGGCTACGGGAGCAAAGGTTGCCAATCCTGAACTCACCGTAATTGCAGTGGGTGGTGACGGGGATTCCTATGGTGAGGGAGGAAACCATTTTATACATGCCATACGCCGCAATCCCGATATTACCTTGATAGCACATGACAACCAGATATACGGTTTGACCAAGGGCCAGGCCTCCCCTACAAGTGAAATAGGTATGAAAACCAAGGTGCAGACACATGGTGTTCTCCATACTCCTTTCAATCCCCTGGCAGTTGCCATATCCCTGGATTGTCCTTTTGTAGCAAGAGGTTTTGCCGGGGATGTCGAGCACCTTTCATCACTGATATCGCAGGCGATTTCCCATAAGGGATTTTCCCTTGTGGACATTCTCCAGCCTTGTGTTACCTTCAATAAACTCAATACATACAAATGGTATCATGACAGGGTCTATAAAATGGACGACGATGGGCATGATCCTGCAAACAGGATGGCAGCCTTTGAGAAAGCTCTTGAATGGGGTGACCGGATTCCCACGGGTGTGTTCTATAAGAGAGATTCAGAGCCATTCGAGTCCAAACTTGATGTACTGAAAAGCGGGCCACTTACAGCAAAACAATACGATTCCGCAAAGCTGGACAGTGTGTTTGAGAATTTTTCCTGAGGTTAATCATGAATTCCAAAACCAACAGGCTTGCACGGGAAAACAGTCCCTACCTGAGACAGCATTCCACAAATCCTGTTGACTGGTATCCATGGTCAGAAGAAGCTTTTGAACAGGCAAGAAGGAAAAACATTCCGGTCTTCCTTTCCATTGGGTATTCAACATGTCACTGGTGTCATGTAATGGCAGAGGAATCCTTTGAAGATGTGCATATTGCCAATCTTTTGAATTCCAATTTCATACCTGTAAAAGTAGACAGGGAAGAGAGGCCTGATGTAGATGAGTTCTACATGGAAGTCTGCCAGGCAATGAATGGTAGTGGTGGCTGGCCGCTGACTATAATAATGACACCTGAAAAAAAGCCTTTTTTTGCAGCCACCTATATACCAAAAGAAGCAGCAATGGGGCATATGGGCTTATCCGACCTGCTGATGCAGGTTACAAATATATGGGACAATAAAAGGGATGAGATAAGGCAGCAGGCGTCGTAGCTGGTTTCAGAAATCAATAATATTCCCGCCGGAAAGGAGCCGGTAACGCTGTCCATTCTGGAGGATGCGTTTTCCGCACTTTTCGGTATGTTTGACTGGAGGTATGGAGGATTTGGCCCGGCTCCCAAATTTCCTTCTCCTTCCATACTTATCTTCTTGCTCAACCGATGGAAAATGGATAAGCGACCGCAGACCCTCACGATGATAGAAAATACCCTGTCTTCAATGGCAAATGGGG is a window of Methanohalophilus mahii DSM 5219 DNA encoding:
- a CDS encoding thioredoxin domain-containing protein, with amino-acid sequence MNSKTNRLARENSPYLRQHSTNPVDWYPWSEEAFEQARRKNIPVFLSIGYSTCHWCHVMAEESFEDVHIANLLNSNFIPVKVDREERPDVDEFYMEVCQAMNGSGGWPLTIIMTPEKKPFFAATYIPKEAAMGHMGLSDLLMQVTNIWDNKRDEIRQQAS
- a CDS encoding 2-oxoacid:acceptor oxidoreductase subunit alpha, which produces MISGGIIIVDINIKIGGEAGQGIQTIGSVLSRTFVRDGFYVYGNQFYLSRVRGGHNYFHIRVSDHPVYTLNEKIDILVALDKQTIPDHIEEVKEGFVLTDESTVGDNADAKIVSVPFTEISKDVSGKKLFSNTVAVGAVFGLLCYDLATLKKFLSETFKSKGDEVVEKNIKAAEAGYDYVRNDKFEGICNYNLNPQPTNRRILINGNDSVGVGALAAGVQFLSAYPMTPSTGVMTRVASHADDFNAVVEQAEDEIAAINMAIGASFAGVRAMTTTSGGGFCLMTEGLGLSGITETPIVIFLGQRPGPATGLPTMTEQGDLNFVLHAAQGEFPRCVLAPRTAKDAFYQTIRAFNIAEKYQIPVLILSDQHLADGLFTYERFDTSGLKINRHLLEDRAVGSDYQRYAITKSGLSPRAIPGQNGALVVADSDEHNEAGHIDQTTDNRIRMNEKRLRKVDGLTDEMQMPAIHGIDGADVSLIGWGSSYGPLAEAVDILNHDEVSINLIHFSDIYPLSHNAASILEGLNTTICVENNATGQFARLLRAELGFEVSKKMLRYDGLPFTPQSVIRELKGMEVI
- a CDS encoding 2-oxoacid:ferredoxin oxidoreductase subunit beta, whose translation is MVTIEDYKNGETEWCPGCGNFNILEAVKRSLVDLGKKPHEVLMVSGIGQSGKLPHYLKCNTFNSLHGRTLPPATGAKVANPELTVIAVGGDGDSYGEGGNHFIHAIRRNPDITLIAHDNQIYGLTKGQASPTSEIGMKTKVQTHGVLHTPFNPLAVAISLDCPFVARGFAGDVEHLSSLISQAISHKGFSLVDILQPCVTFNKLNTYKWYHDRVYKMDDDGHDPANRMAAFEKALEWGDRIPTGVFYKRDSEPFESKLDVLKSGPLTAKQYDSAKLDSVFENFS